TGCCTTGGGCTGCTCTTCTGGAACAAATCAATGGGGTCCCTTGCCCCCTAGCTTCCAGTTGGTTCTGGCCTATGGTGACCATCAACAGACGATCCAACAAAGGGAAGAGTGGAAAGTCTGGATATTTATTCCCTTCACTCTCATCCTGTGGGGGTCATCAGAGGCTGGCTACCTCTCTTCACTGAAGGTAAGGCTCCTGTGAGGAAGCTTTCTTCATATATCTGcttctttttctggcttcaaGGAACTGCTTCCCCTTTTTGAGTCTGTAGCCGAGGAAGGGTAACAGATCTTACTTTTACCAGCCTTGTGATATTGAACTAACTTTTGTAGTTTCCACAGGTCCTATGTACACCTTTTTGGTAGTTCCTTTATCAAGTACTCTTCTGTTTAGCCTACCTGAGCATGCTACATCTTTCCTGTTGGAACCTGACTGACACAGCAATCTGATGAACTAACAGTTAACAATTTCAGGTACCATATGCTAAGTGTCATATAAATGCTAAAGGCAGTTACATATTTTGCTGAACAAgctgagaatgcagagaaatCTCCAAAGCTTGGGATCCTAAAGGAAACTGTCCAGAAGATGGTAAGATTTACCAAGCTGTAAAAAATTACTATCAAGGAGAGTCAAATAGAAAAGGGGCAAAGACGAAGTGTATTCAAGGGATGGCAGTAAGACAAACCAAGTCCAGCTCAAATCAGACTGCCTGGGGAATCTGCACAGAGACACAAGACCCTTATGACATTAATACTGAGAATACATCTTATGTGAAATTGCTCCCATTCTGAGGAATTTCTCTCCCACTCAAGACAGGAAGGGTAAGATGAGTGAAGATGACATTATTGGGATAACTATGGATGTGCTCCAATTTCAGTAATTTAGTATTATTAGCAACAGCCTGCTTTCTCCATAACTATGGCAACATGCTATGACTGAGAACCTCTGCTGTGTGCACTTACACACTAAGTTGACATCTGCACTTTAGTGTGCTTAAGAATCAGCTTTGATAAAGGTTTTTCACTTGCTAACTTGCACATTCTTGGGTTCTACATACAAGAAATTTTAATTCAGTAATTCTGTGAAGGGACCTGAAcaatccacatttttaaaaaaggcatggACTTCATTCTGATACAAACCATATAGGAAGAAACATGCTTGTGGATAGTAACTGGCATAAAGAACTTTCAACCAAAAGAATGCATCAAGACAGTGGTCTTTTAGAAAGATTAATCCGGCCACAGGATACAATACAGACTGGGTATAGAGAGAATAAAGACAAGGAGGGTAGAAAAGGGAGGGCTCTAAAAGGTCACATAGATGGATGTGAGCACCTGGCCTGAGAAGACtaggaggaaaggaaatgaagagaagagacagatagGAACAAAGTGAAGATTGAGAAGGTATTTCCTTACTGAGTGTTGTGGTGTGGTGGTTTAAAATATATCAAGTTTTTTGTGACACTCTCCCTATAAAAAAATAGTGGattcttattcttttctcctgtttcctgTAAAAAACGACAGTAATGGGAATGATGTGTGGCTTTTGAAGCTGGGTTAGAAAAGGCAATCAGGCTTCCTTCTGGCTCTCTCGGGTTCCATGCCTTTGGAGCTCTGAGCTGCTGTGAAGTGCAGCCACCATGAGGCCTCCATGTAGTGAGATACGACGTGATGCCTGAGAAACTCCAGCTGTTCTAGAACTTCCCAAAGTAAGCATCAGACAGGAGAGTAAAGAAGCCTAACTCTAACCACTATTTAAATACAATGTCAAGGGGGTCGAAGGTGCTGGGCGTCCACGAGATTGTCTGAGTTCGCTCCCAAGCGCATCTGCAATTCAGTATGTCTCACCCGTCCCCCCAGACTAAGCCCTCCAACCCCAGTAACCCCCGAGTCTTCTTTGACGTGGACATCGGAGGGGAGCGAGTTGGTCGAATTGTCTTAGAATTGTTTGCAGATATTGTACCGAAAACTGCAGAAAATTTTCGTGCATTGTGTACAGGAGAAAAAGGCATTGGACCCACCACTGGGAAACCTCTCCATTTCAAAGGATGTCCTTTCCATCGAATTATTAAGAAATTTATGATTCAGGGTGGAGACTTCTCAAATCAAAATGGGACAGGCGGAGAAAGTATTTATGGTGAaaaatttgaagatgaaaatTTCTATTATAAGCATGACCAGGAAGGTTTATTGAGCATGGCAAATGCAGGCTGCAATACAAATGGTTCTCAGTTCTTTATCACAACAGTTGCGACTCCTCATTTGGATGGGAAACATGTGGTATTTGGTCAAGTAATTAAAGGGATGGGTGTGGCAAGGATACTGGAAAATGTAGAAGTGAAAGGTGAAAAACCTGCCAAATTGTGCGTTATTGCAGAATGCGGAGAATTGAAGGAAGGGGATGATTGGGGCATATTCCCAAAAGATGGCTCTGGTGACAGTCATCCAGATTTCCCTGAGGATGCAGATATAGATTTAAAAGATGTAGATAAAATTTTACTAATAacagaagacttaaaaaatattggaaatactTTTTTCAAATCCCAGAATTGGGAGAtggccattaaaaaatatacaaaagttttAAGATATGTGGAAGGTTCAAAGGCTGTTATTGAGAAAGCAGACAGATTGAAGCTGCAACCTATAGCTTTAAGCTGCGTGCTGAATATTGGTGCTTGTAAACTGAAGATGTCAAATTGGCAGGGAGCAATTGACAGTTGTTTGGAGGCTCTTGAAATAGACCCATCAAATACGAAAGCATTGTACCGTAGAGCTCAAGGATGGCAAGGATTAAAAGAATACGATCAAGCTTTGGCTGATCTTAAGAAAGCTCAGGAGATAGCACCAGAAGATAAAGCTATCCAGGCAGAATTGCTGAAAgtcaaacaaaagataaaggcacagaaagataaagagaaggcAGCATATGCAAAAATGTTTGCCTAATAAGGAGTTCAGTTTTACTTACATATGCATTGATTGTATAAAGgcaataagaaaatttaaaggtTTCTGTCTGTTATAGATGATCCCTGATGTGTTTCCTTTGATACTTCGGTTTCTCATTGTTTACAGTTTAGGAATACTGAAAGGGGTTCACTCTTAATAAAACGgtgttacaaaatacaaaaaaaaaataaataaataaataaataaatacaatgtcaAGAGAGGTCTTGAGTCAAAACCAGCCAGCTGAGCAGTTCTTGATTTCCTGATCCATAGAAAGCACATGAAATTATGactattgttgttttaagccaataaataaattttgcatGATTTATTGTGTAGCAACAGTATCTAGTTTACTAGATGACTCTGATTTTATCTTTCTATGAAATTTGgaaattgtcttttcactttataTAGGACAGTTATAAAAACCTCAGCAGCCTTTTTACCTCGAATGGTCTTGTAGTCATAgctcatcacaataaaaataaatgaatagttaTCTAGTAATATATTCTCCATTTCAAAAcctaattattaaataattagaaGCAAGCTTTTAAGCCAAcagttctaggggaaaacaaccacatttcctttaatattttgcACAAAAGTACtaatgcagagaaaaaaatttgtgtaattaaaattaaattactccCCCTTAGGAGCAAATCAAATTTGTCCCCCTTAGGAACAGCAAATCAAATTATGTCTGTCAAATCAATTCACTAGGCAAGTCGGATGACAGCCCTCTGAGGAttgcttttcttttatctctaagttgttgtgttttttttcaagcCCTCTATCTAGCTGAGGATGTTTCATATATCCAATCTCAGTCATTCAAATTCAGAACTTAACTCTATGTTTAGACTCCTTTTACATGGCCAAGTTGAGGCTAAATGATAGATCCTAGAGGAAATcacagctagaaaaagaaaaacatttcaaaatagttGTATATACCCACTCTAGAAGGCCTCACCCTCTTTGATCCCACAACGTATGATAGGTAGAATTCTTAAGGTCTGTGTGCACTCATGGGCCCAAACCTCAGAAGCACAATTCCCCAGTCCTTTGTCTCTCACTCAAGAAGCCTGAGGGAATGCAAATGAGCAAGAGTGGCATGATTGTAGGGATAATCTTGGGTCCCTCACTTCCTTTAAAATCAATACTCCCCGGAcagctgggcggctcagtcagttaaatttcctacttgggctcaggtcatgatcttacagtctgtgtggggcctggagctgctgcagattctgtgtcttcctctctttttgtccctccctccttgtctctcaaaaataaacattaaaaaaaaaagtttttaaaataaatactcccAAGCTCTGGTGAAAGCCAAGGTGTCTCGGGTCGTGGGCTTTAAAGTCCTCTTGACCATTCCACAATAACATGAGTAAAAATGCTTAGTAATCACTAGGACTAAATATCAGTACTTCAACTCAGATCGTCATACCTCGAAACCACAAATAACCACCTCAGAAAACAAACCATGGTAAACTGCTGATTTAAACAAGTTTGAATTTGTGTTAAGTGATTACTTAAGTTATTCCCCAAATGATCTCTGAGTGTTAcaaatcagaaatatttaatcCCTCGTCCATGCCACCTTTAGTGGGTTGCGGGCACTCCAGGAGGATAGCTGGAGATGATGAATGGGAGTGCAGGGatcttttgtttaaattatttttttaggggcacttggatggctcagttggttaagcttctgacttaggctcaggtcatgctctcgcacagtttgtgagttcgagccccatgttgggctctgtgccaacagcttggagcctggagcttgctttggattctgtgtctccctctctctctgcaccaccccccacccgcctgctcatgctctgtctctctctcaaaaataaataataaaaaaaatattaataaaaaaataaattatttttttaattggccaGTAAAAGAAATTAAGCTTCACAAGTATTTAATATTTAGACTGACAGTGTGGCCTGCACTATGTCAGACAGTCAGGTCACCTACATAGGGTCTACATATATTTGTgaggttgtatgtgtgtgtgtgtgtgtgtgtgataaaacaataattaaaatcagaCACAGTTGAGACAAGTAGCACTGCAGGGTATGGACTACAGTGCCTTGTAAGGCCCAGGCTGGTGATAACAAGAG
The sequence above is drawn from the Neofelis nebulosa isolate mNeoNeb1 chromosome 2, mNeoNeb1.pri, whole genome shotgun sequence genome and encodes:
- the LOC131504526 gene encoding peptidyl-prolyl cis-trans isomerase D; its protein translation is MSHPSPQTKPSNPSNPRVFFDVDIGGERVGRIVLELFADIVPKTAENFRALCTGEKGIGPTTGKPLHFKGCPFHRIIKKFMIQGGDFSNQNGTGGESIYGEKFEDENFYYKHDQEGLLSMANAGCNTNGSQFFITTVATPHLDGKHVVFGQVIKGMGVARILENVEVKGEKPAKLCVIAECGELKEGDDWGIFPKDGSGDSHPDFPEDADIDLKDVDKILLITEDLKNIGNTFFKSQNWEMAIKKYTKVLRYVEGSKAVIEKADRLKLQPIALSCVLNIGACKLKMSNWQGAIDSCLEALEIDPSNTKALYRRAQGWQGLKEYDQALADLKKAQEIAPEDKAIQAELLKVKQKIKAQKDKEKAAYAKMFA